In a genomic window of Rhinolophus ferrumequinum isolate MPI-CBG mRhiFer1 chromosome 2, mRhiFer1_v1.p, whole genome shotgun sequence:
- the PKNOX1 gene encoding LOW QUALITY PROTEIN: homeobox protein PKNOX1 (The sequence of the model RefSeq protein was modified relative to this genomic sequence to represent the inferred CDS: inserted 1 base in 1 codon), translating to MMATQTLSIDSYPDGQQMQVVTELKTEQDPNCSEPDVEGVSPPPVGSQTPMDADKQAIYRHPLFPLLALLFEKCEQSTQGSEGTTSASFDVDIENFVRKQEKEGKPFFCEDPETDNLMVKAIQVLRIHLLELEKVNELCKDFCSRYIACLKTXMNSETLLSGEPGSPYSPVQSQQIQSAITGTLSPQGIVVPASALQQGNVTMATVAGGTVYQPVTVVTPQGQVVTQALSPGTIRIQNSQLQLQLNQDLSILHQDDGSSKNKRGVLPKHATSVMRSWLFQHIGHPYPTEDEKKQIAAQTNLTLLQVNNWFINARRRILQPMLDSSCSETPKTKKKTAQNRPVQRFWPDSIASGAAQPPSGDLAMSEGAVVTISTPVSMNVDSLQSLSSDGATLAVQHVMMAEQSEDESVDSPGAGGAALTPAHISGLVLENSDSLQ from the exons ATGATGGCAACACAGACGTTAAGCATAGACAGCTATCCAGATGGGCAACAA ATGCAAGTAGTAACAGAGTTAAAAACGGAGCAAGACCCCAACTGCTCTGAACCGGATGTGGAAGGAGTGAGCCCCCCGCCTGTGGGGTCCCAGACGCCCATGGATGCAGACAAACAGGCCATTTATAG GCATCCACTATTTCCATTATTAGCTTTGTTGTTTGAAAAATGTGAACAATCCACGCAGGGCTCAGAAGGCACAACTTCTGCCAGTTTCGATGTGGATATTGAAAATTTTGTAAGgaagcaggagaaggaaggaaaacccTTCTTTTGTGAAGACCCGGAAACTGACAATTTA ATGGTAAAAGCAATCCAGGTTTTGCGTATTCATCTTCTTGAGCTGGAAAAGGTTAATGAACTCTGCAAAGATTTCTGCAGTCGATACATTGCTTGTCTAAAAA AAATGAACAGTGAGACTCTCCTGAGTGGAGAACCTGGAAGCCCGTACTCCCCTGTCCAGTCCCAG CAGATTCAAAGTGCCATCACAGGCACCCTCAGCCCCCAGGGAATCGTGGTGCCAGCTTCCGCACTGCAACAGGGAAACGTAACCATGGCAACCGTGGCAG GTGGCACAGTTTATCAGCCTGTCACAGTTGTGACTCCTCAAGGTCAAGTAGTGACACAGGCGCTGTCGCCTGGTACAATAAGGATCCAGAACTCCCAG CTTCAGTTACAGTTAAACCAAGACCTGAGCATCTTGCATCAAGATGATGGCTCCTCGAAGAATAAGAGGGGGGTCCTGCCGAAGCATGCCACCAGTGTGATGAGGTCCTGGCTCTTTCAGCACATTGGG catccCTACCCAACAGAAGATGAGAAAAAACAGATTGCTGCTCAGACAAATTTGACACTACTCCAAGTGAACAACTG GTTCATCAATGCTAGAAGACGGATTCTTCAGCCCATGTTGGATTCGAGTTGTTCCGAAACtccaaaaacaaagaagaaaactgctCAGAACAGGCCGGTTCAGAGGTTTTGGCCCGACTCCATCGCGTCAGGAGCCGCACAGCCGCCGTCCGGTGACCTCGCCATGTCGGAAG GCGCCGTCGTGACGATCAGCACGCCGGTGAGCATGAATGTGGACAGCCTCCAGTCCCTGTCCTCGGACGGGGCCACCCTGGCGGTGCAGCACGTCATGATGGCGGAGCAGAGCGAGGACGAGTCGGTCGACAGCCCGGGGGCCGGCGGGGCCGCGCTCACCCCCGCCCACATCAGCGGGCTGGTCCTGGAGAACAGCGACTCGCTGCAGTAG